Proteins encoded within one genomic window of Diorhabda sublineata isolate icDioSubl1.1 chromosome 1, icDioSubl1.1, whole genome shotgun sequence:
- the LOC130442101 gene encoding uncharacterized protein LOC130442101, translating into MSACVSLPSDILESLICSNCSNYLSVFPIYTKIDNSGALCGRCKVAEVDKYLKDEAYECIAQFLTFPCMYTKNGCTENHIPTKLEQHERRCSWQKLGCPSKNYSKCQWIGHRSDLEKHFASQHPNLVLKDRQFQLSFINSLEETYLLSYMEELFILKKEIDAMKANCYCSVQHLQSSEESNSFGYSLKIESSDKNYFFNCPEKSTCSDEKLNCTQITADIIKEKLFGSDSVIVNVNIYIYYKSYSLTDFFLYTTVIQKENSLEFKVNWDLLAEMECPICYNYMLPPIFQCIHGHSLCGACKENINGICKKVVKDTRNFTLEKTANRLLYPCKFHKSGCTYSCLATEIKEHQSSCRFGPQECPLSDSTDCSWSGFHSEVFAHVENNHNDDILKGDKIEIPFERDRTSSVVYLIERKKKIFKLCYAFDGSKFYWCVQLVGFSEVAKDYRFEVDLIDLSGSKLRFYHLGLVVPLTKLADCYKCPGKFVVATLEQVENFVTNSICFRVNIVEK; encoded by the exons ATGAGTGCTTGTGTTTCCCTACCTTCGGATATATTGGAATCTTTAATTTGCTCAAATTGTAGCAACTATTTGTCTGTATTTCCAATTTATACAAAGATTGATAATTCAGGTGCATTATGCGGCCGATGCAAGGTCGCGGaagttgataaatatttaaaagacgaAGCTTACGAATGCATAGCTCAATTTTTAACTTTTCCATGCATGTATACCAAAAACGGATGCACCGAGAATCATATTCCGACAAAATTAGAACAGCATGAACGACGGTGTTCCTGGCAAAAATTGGGTTGTCCGagcaaaaattattcaaaatgtcaGTGGATAGGACATAGATCTGATTTAGAGAAACATTTCGCTTCACAGCATCCAAATCTCGTATTAAAAGATCGTCAATTTCAATTAAGTTTCATAAATTCACTAGAAGAAACATATTTGTTGTCTTATATGGaagaattgtttattttaaaaaaggaaatcgACGCCATGAAAGCGAATTGCTATTGTTCGGTACAACATCTTCAATCGAGTGAAGAATCTAATAGTTTCGGTTACTCATTAAAAATTGAGAGCAGTGATAAGAACTACTTCTTTAATTGCCCTGAAAAAAGTACTTGCAGTGATGAAAAGTTGAATTGCACCCAAATTACTGCCgatattatcaaagaaaaactcTTTGGATCGGATTCAGTTATAGTTAATGTCAATATTTA tatttattataaatcgtACTCTTTAActgacttttttttatatacgacGGTAATCCAAAAA GAAAACAGTTTGGAATTCAAGGTGAATTGGGACTTATTGGCAGAAATGGAATGTCCAATTTGCTATAATTACATGCTACCACCGATATTCCAATGTATCCATGGTCATAGTTTATGCGGAGCTTGTAAAGAGAATATAAACGGGATCTGCAAAAAAGTCGTTAAAGATACCAGGAACTTTACACTAGAAAAAACGGCGAACCGTTTACTATATCCCTGCAAATTTCACAAATCCGGTTGCACTTATTCGTGTCTAGCAACCGAAATAAAAGAGCATCAAAGTAGTTGCAGATTCGGTCCTCAAGAATGTCCATTAAGCGATTCCACTGATTGCAGTTGGAGTGGTTTCCATTCCGAAGTTTTCGCTCACGTGGAAAACAACCACAACGACGATATTCTAAAAGGCGATAAAATCGAAATACCTTTCGAAAGGGATCGAACGTCCAGCGTGGTGTATTTGATCGAAcgcaaaaaaaaaattttcaaattatgttaCGCATTCGACGGATCGAAATTTTATTGGTGCGTGCAATTGGTTGGATTTTCGGAGGTAGCCAAAGATTACAGGTTCGAGGTCGATTTGATAGATTTGAGCGGTTCAAAGTTGAGGTTTTATCACTTGGGGTTGGTGGTACCGCTCACGAAATTGGCGGATTGTTACAAATGTCCCGGAAAATTCGTCGTGGCTACGTTGGAACAAGTGGAAAATTTCGTTACCAATTCCATTTGTTTCAGGGTtaacattgttgaaaaatga